Proteins encoded within one genomic window of Pedobacter africanus:
- a CDS encoding FecR domain-containing protein, which yields MVNVTYITLEQKRLYAQQLVADALTIMRREGVDSYPVYDNGVIIGKISYDELMAFLEYKEGMGAMQAHKQHFDLNSALAAIRDMRVDEYKVAKKKDMTHKLIAGFSSVAAVAAILLGLSWFFLKPAPASDNNNIVEAVTDRITLTLGNGKNISLDEGKTGVVFASNQLKYDDGSKVEADYEGKQLVTLNTPKGGLYQVVLPDGTRAWLNAASHLKFPSTFAGAMKRRVELTGEAYFEVAKDKKHPFIVASKGQEIEVLGTHFNVTAYGNDGNIKTTLLEGSVRVTPFLKVDKRTAGTDPATIDPLWALETRVDEGYIQAGEAVVLKPNQQAVLTGKNIDVKAVEAEDAIAWRQGEYIFRNMPLESVMQVIARWYDVDVIYQNKTVGDALLGGSVLKSENVSDVLKTLELTANVHFKIEGRRITVTQ from the coding sequence ATTGTTAACGTAACTTATATAACGCTGGAACAGAAAAGACTATATGCGCAACAACTGGTTGCAGATGCATTGACCATAATGCGTAGAGAAGGGGTAGATTCTTATCCTGTGTATGATAATGGAGTAATTATTGGTAAAATCAGTTATGATGAACTGATGGCCTTTCTGGAATACAAAGAAGGGATGGGAGCCATGCAGGCCCATAAACAGCACTTTGACCTGAACAGTGCTTTGGCTGCCATCAGGGATATGCGGGTTGATGAATATAAAGTGGCTAAGAAAAAAGACATGACCCACAAGCTGATTGCGGGCTTTAGCTCCGTTGCTGCGGTTGCCGCCATATTGTTAGGCTTAAGCTGGTTCTTCTTAAAACCAGCCCCTGCTTCAGATAATAATAACATAGTGGAGGCGGTTACGGACCGGATTACGTTAACCCTGGGTAATGGTAAGAACATTAGCCTAGATGAAGGAAAAACCGGTGTTGTTTTTGCAAGCAATCAATTGAAATACGATGACGGCAGTAAAGTAGAAGCTGATTATGAAGGTAAGCAACTGGTAACCCTGAATACCCCAAAGGGTGGCCTTTACCAGGTGGTACTTCCCGACGGGACCAGGGCGTGGCTAAATGCTGCCAGTCACCTGAAATTCCCTTCTACCTTTGCAGGTGCCATGAAACGTAGGGTAGAATTAACCGGTGAAGCCTATTTTGAAGTAGCGAAAGACAAAAAACATCCTTTTATAGTGGCCAGCAAAGGTCAGGAAATAGAAGTGTTGGGAACCCATTTTAATGTAACTGCCTACGGTAACGATGGCAATATTAAAACTACTCTACTTGAAGGAAGCGTACGTGTAACACCTTTCCTTAAAGTAGACAAACGGACTGCCGGGACAGACCCTGCAACTATTGACCCGCTTTGGGCGTTAGAAACCCGTGTGGATGAGGGCTATATACAAGCTGGCGAAGCGGTGGTGTTGAAGCCCAATCAACAGGCTGTCCTGACGGGAAAAAACATCGATGTGAAGGCAGTGGAAGCCGAAGATGCCATAGCTTGGAGGCAGGGCGAATACATATTCAGGAATATGCCATTGGAAAGTGTGATGCAGGTAATTGCCCGCTGGTACGATGTAGATGTAATTTACCAGAACAAAACTGTAGGCGATGCCCTGCTGGGAGGTTCGGTGTTGAAATCTGAAAATGTGAGCGATGTACTTAAAACGCTCGAATTAACCGCAAACGTACACTTTAAAATTGAAGGCAGGAGGATTACCGTTACACAATAA
- a CDS encoding helix-hairpin-helix domain-containing protein: protein MRRLCVLFLLLVSLNGLAQEDEKIKDIIESLAENIPEDADLSELTEKLAHFRKHPINLNRTKPEELKNLVFLSAAQIASFFNYLNSNAKLLDVLELQAIPGFDITTINRLLPFVCLSSAEDYAQLKAKNLLTGGSHDLIVRYSRLMQQQKGFKALPGSRYLGSPEKVLLRYKYQFSNILSAALVMEKDAGETLFNKKTGMDHLSGHLAFFKLGRLKKLVLGDYSLQFGQGLTLWSGFAFGKGPDVTSVAAKDMGLKPYTSANEASFFRGTASTIDLGRNIHISPFVSYRKLDASLKALPDGSFTLSNINISGLHRTQTELKNKRTLGQLVYGGTLQYLSDNLNMGIIGYQSAYQHQFVTGTALYNKYAFTGQQLTNTGLHYNYTFRNTYFYGELAYSLGSGWAMVNGAVATLSPKLSAVLLYRHYSKDYHNFFSSAVGEGTEANNEQGWYAGINYSPIKSLTWSVYTDYFKFPWLKYRVDAASSGYEGLSQLSYIRAKIFKAVIRYKREQKLQNPDAASTVKGLLKVIKQSCRLEGNWKPDRKFSFQQRVEIVQYQKGDNPTETGFLVYQDVSYAPMSSRISGNMRLAYFNTPSYNSRIYAYEDDVLYGSGSGNYSGKGIRTYVNVRYRPFKKVGIWGRFAIYSYGGVETIGSGLDEIEGSKKTEVKLQLRCQF from the coding sequence ATGAGAAGATTATGCGTATTATTTTTACTGCTGGTTAGCCTCAACGGCCTTGCCCAGGAAGATGAAAAGATTAAGGACATTATAGAAAGCCTTGCCGAAAATATACCGGAGGATGCTGACCTGTCTGAACTAACCGAAAAGCTTGCTCATTTTCGCAAGCATCCTATTAACCTTAACCGCACCAAGCCCGAAGAATTAAAGAACCTGGTGTTTCTGTCGGCAGCACAGATAGCCAGTTTCTTTAATTACCTAAACAGTAATGCCAAATTGCTGGATGTATTGGAGTTGCAGGCCATACCCGGCTTTGATATCACAACCATTAACAGGCTTTTACCTTTTGTATGCCTGAGTTCAGCCGAAGACTATGCGCAGTTAAAAGCAAAAAATCTGCTAACCGGAGGTAGTCATGACCTGATTGTAAGGTATAGCCGGTTAATGCAGCAGCAAAAGGGATTTAAGGCGCTTCCGGGGAGCAGGTATTTAGGTAGCCCCGAAAAGGTATTGCTAAGGTATAAGTACCAGTTTTCAAATATACTGTCGGCCGCGCTGGTAATGGAAAAAGATGCCGGAGAAACATTGTTCAACAAAAAAACAGGTATGGATCACTTGTCTGGCCATCTTGCATTTTTTAAGCTGGGCAGGCTTAAAAAGCTGGTGCTAGGTGATTACAGCCTGCAATTTGGCCAGGGATTGACCCTGTGGTCTGGTTTTGCATTTGGCAAAGGGCCTGATGTAACCAGCGTAGCTGCCAAAGATATGGGCCTTAAGCCTTATACCTCGGCCAACGAAGCCTCCTTTTTCCGGGGCACAGCCAGTACCATTGATCTGGGTAGGAATATCCACATCAGCCCTTTTGTTTCCTACAGAAAATTGGATGCCAGTTTAAAAGCCTTACCTGATGGGAGCTTTACCCTTTCAAACATCAACATCAGCGGCCTGCACCGTACGCAAACAGAACTTAAAAACAAGCGGACCCTGGGCCAACTGGTCTATGGCGGGACATTACAGTATCTAAGTGATAACCTGAATATGGGGATTATTGGCTATCAATCTGCTTACCAACACCAATTTGTAACCGGAACGGCTTTGTATAATAAATATGCCTTTACAGGTCAGCAATTAACCAATACCGGCCTGCATTACAATTACACATTCAGGAATACCTATTTTTATGGTGAACTTGCATATAGCCTCGGCAGTGGCTGGGCTATGGTTAATGGGGCAGTAGCAACTTTATCTCCTAAACTATCTGCGGTATTGTTGTACAGACATTATAGCAAAGATTACCATAATTTTTTCAGCAGTGCTGTGGGCGAGGGTACTGAAGCGAATAACGAACAAGGCTGGTATGCGGGGATAAACTACAGCCCCATCAAAAGCCTAACCTGGTCTGTTTATACCGATTACTTTAAATTTCCATGGTTAAAATATAGGGTAGATGCTGCTTCCTCTGGGTACGAAGGTTTAAGCCAGCTCAGCTATATCCGGGCAAAGATATTCAAGGCGGTCATAAGGTATAAGCGGGAACAGAAACTGCAAAACCCTGATGCAGCGAGTACAGTAAAGGGGCTGCTAAAGGTGATTAAGCAAAGCTGCCGGCTGGAGGGGAACTGGAAACCCGATAGAAAATTCAGCTTTCAGCAAAGGGTGGAAATTGTCCAATATCAGAAGGGAGATAACCCAACAGAAACAGGCTTTCTTGTGTATCAGGATGTAAGCTACGCACCTATGTCTTCCCGCATATCTGGAAATATGCGACTTGCTTATTTCAACACTCCATCCTATAATAGCAGGATTTATGCTTATGAAGACGATGTGCTTTATGGTTCAGGATCGGGCAATTATTCTGGCAAAGGCATCCGTACTTACGTTAATGTGAGGTACCGGCCATTCAAAAAAGTAGGCATATGGGGAAGGTTTGCCATTTACAGCTATGGTGGTGTAGAAACCATAGGTAGTGGTTTAGACGAAATTGAAGGTAGTAAGAAAACAGAAGTTAAGTTACAGCTAAGGTGCCAGTTTTAA
- a CDS encoding Lrp/AsnC family transcriptional regulator — protein sequence MALNLDEKDIQILMWLQQNSRISLTELSDILHIPAADIVERMKKLEVDEYLKGYATVLSRSKIEKKLLFIAGIRLYSNKDEHVWAFRKEIEGIPQIVNSYRVNGCFDFLFHILLSDMYDFHRNVASKLMDMENVVSMRSFYIPNEAREVERNQLNDIFNSNKTDNGLIN from the coding sequence ATGGCTTTAAATCTAGACGAAAAAGACATTCAGATCCTGATGTGGCTCCAGCAGAATTCAAGGATCAGTTTAACGGAACTCTCAGACATTTTACATATACCAGCAGCCGACATTGTTGAGCGGATGAAGAAACTTGAGGTGGATGAATACCTCAAAGGCTATGCGACTGTATTGAGCCGGTCGAAAATTGAAAAGAAGTTATTGTTCATTGCAGGTATACGCTTGTATAGCAATAAGGATGAGCATGTATGGGCTTTTCGGAAGGAAATAGAAGGTATACCCCAGATTGTTAACAGCTACCGTGTAAATGGTTGCTTTGACTTTTTATTCCACATTTTGCTTAGCGATATGTACGATTTTCACCGCAATGTAGCGAGTAAGCTAATGGATATGGAAAATGTGGTGTCTATGCGCAGTTTCTATATACCGAATGAAGCGCGGGAGGTTGAGCGCAATCAGCTCAATGATATTTTTAACAGCAATAAGACCGATAACGGGCTGATAAATTAA
- a CDS encoding PAS domain-containing sensor histidine kinase → MDLNKRRGISPEMLKVFETLPGMYLVLSRELIILTASDLYLQAMSKTLEAIQGRYIFDAFPIDEKKENSFRLRSALLDVVQSKRPVQLPVARFDVPDPENKGVKTERYWHTLNTPVLNDAGDIRYIIHSTNEVTQQVMAEKKLSINLQKQKTVTLQVAQLNKRLEKLFADLPARIAVFSGPRLVYEYTNPSYHEHFGSRDLIGKPLIEALPELREHPIVDELRKVYQTGITYEAKEICIPLQNIEGQPLVDHYFNFLCQARLDENGEINGLISFAYDVTELVYARKDIELQEQMLLTGNEALERANKETKASMEELVTITAELNEARQKLLVFNTNLEQQVGLRTRELELAKKVRVAQRERLARFFTQSPIGICILDGPQFIFEMVNPAYQQLFPGRHLTGYSLVQALPELKDKAILDILKDVYRTGKPFEGNRHHVLQVLTENDLIEDRYFNFIYQARHNDKGNIDGILVFAFEVTAMVRVEKRLKEEQKKKDEFLSIASHELKTQLTSIQAFNQLMDQTNDLAKHRSFIHKSAESIWRLNKLINDLLDVTRINSGKMQYSMEEFSFDEMLKQTIENMQLVTKSHKLVFKKNEPARLYGDKIRLEQVVSNFLNNAVKYSPTKEWVVINSVVMNNEIVVSVQDFGIGIAAADLQYIAERYYRVDNAKMRFEGLGLGLFISAEILKKHEGKFWIESEPGKGSVFYFSLPLITPAL, encoded by the coding sequence ATGGATTTAAATAAGCGGAGGGGAATAAGCCCCGAGATGCTAAAGGTATTTGAAACCTTACCGGGAATGTATCTTGTGCTCTCCAGAGAGCTGATTATCCTTACGGCCAGTGATTTGTACCTGCAGGCCATGAGTAAAACCCTTGAGGCTATCCAGGGCAGGTATATTTTCGATGCCTTCCCTATAGATGAGAAAAAAGAAAACTCATTCAGGCTAAGGAGTGCTTTGCTGGATGTGGTGCAAAGCAAAAGGCCTGTTCAGCTTCCTGTGGCGCGCTTTGATGTGCCCGATCCTGAAAATAAGGGCGTAAAAACAGAACGCTATTGGCATACGCTGAACACCCCTGTACTGAATGATGCCGGCGACATCCGTTACATCATCCATTCGACCAATGAAGTAACCCAGCAGGTTATGGCCGAAAAAAAGCTGAGTATCAATCTGCAAAAACAAAAGACAGTTACCTTACAGGTTGCCCAACTGAACAAAAGGCTGGAGAAATTATTTGCCGATTTGCCGGCAAGGATAGCTGTATTTTCAGGGCCGCGACTGGTTTATGAATACACTAACCCCAGCTATCACGAACATTTCGGCTCCCGCGATCTGATCGGCAAACCTTTAATTGAGGCTCTGCCTGAACTGAGGGAGCATCCGATAGTAGATGAGCTGCGTAAAGTTTACCAGACGGGCATCACCTACGAGGCAAAGGAAATCTGCATACCCCTGCAAAACATTGAAGGCCAGCCGCTGGTTGACCACTATTTCAATTTTCTGTGCCAGGCCAGATTGGATGAGAACGGAGAGATCAACGGCCTCATCAGTTTTGCTTATGATGTTACTGAACTCGTATATGCCCGAAAAGACATAGAACTGCAGGAACAAATGCTGTTGACTGGAAACGAAGCCCTGGAAAGGGCCAATAAAGAGACTAAAGCCAGTATGGAAGAGTTGGTCACAATTACTGCCGAACTGAATGAGGCCCGTCAAAAACTACTGGTTTTTAACACCAACCTGGAACAGCAGGTAGGCCTGCGTACGCGCGAACTGGAACTGGCCAAAAAAGTAAGGGTGGCCCAGCGCGAGCGTCTGGCCAGGTTCTTCACACAATCTCCCATAGGCATTTGTATTCTGGACGGGCCTCAGTTTATTTTTGAAATGGTGAACCCGGCATACCAGCAGCTTTTCCCGGGGCGGCACTTAACCGGATATTCGCTGGTACAGGCCCTTCCGGAGCTCAAAGACAAGGCCATTTTAGATATTTTAAAAGATGTTTACCGCACCGGCAAACCATTTGAAGGCAACAGGCACCATGTGCTGCAGGTGCTTACAGAAAATGACCTCATTGAAGACCGTTACTTTAATTTCATTTACCAGGCCAGGCACAATGACAAAGGCAATATAGACGGCATCCTGGTATTCGCTTTTGAAGTGACCGCCATGGTGCGGGTAGAAAAACGACTGAAAGAGGAACAAAAGAAGAAAGACGAGTTTTTGTCTATTGCCAGTCATGAGCTGAAAACCCAGCTCACCAGTATCCAGGCATTTAACCAGCTCATGGACCAGACCAATGACCTTGCTAAACACCGCAGCTTTATTCACAAATCGGCCGAGAGCATCTGGCGCCTCAATAAACTGATCAACGACCTGCTGGATGTGACCAGGATCAATTCCGGAAAAATGCAGTACAGCATGGAAGAATTCAGCTTTGATGAGATGCTGAAACAGACCATAGAAAACATGCAGCTGGTCACAAAATCGCATAAGCTGGTTTTTAAAAAGAATGAGCCTGCCAGGCTTTATGGGGATAAGATCAGACTTGAGCAGGTGGTCAGCAATTTTCTGAACAATGCGGTCAAGTACTCCCCTACAAAAGAATGGGTAGTGATAAACAGTGTGGTCATGAACAATGAGATCGTGGTGTCTGTTCAGGATTTTGGAATTGGCATTGCAGCGGCCGACCTGCAGTACATTGCTGAACGCTATTACCGGGTAGACAATGCCAAAATGCGGTTTGAAGGGCTAGGCTTAGGTTTGTTTATTTCTGCTGAGATCTTAAAAAAACACGAGGGCAAATTCTGGATAGAAAGCGAGCCTGGCAAAGGTTCTGTTTTTTATTTTTCGCTTCCATTGATCACGCCGGCTTTATAA
- a CDS encoding DUF47 domain-containing protein: MNSIFNFFTPKDKLFQPLFEQAGSNLVSIAGALVSAVNTPGQEQRKAHVKEIEKLEQAGDDITHAIFLGLGKTFITPFDREDIHALASSIDDIADYIYAAGMNLDLYNVKTINKAMISLAELLLEMCTDLHNAIKELRSFRNTDLIAEVCLRINAGEGRADYICNTEVASLFDHERDAIELIKQKEVLQMMETASDKCDDAANVLETILIKNG; this comes from the coding sequence ATGAACAGTATTTTCAATTTTTTTACCCCTAAAGATAAATTGTTCCAGCCCTTGTTTGAACAGGCTGGAAGTAACCTGGTGTCTATAGCAGGGGCCCTGGTAAGTGCCGTAAATACACCCGGACAGGAACAACGCAAAGCCCATGTTAAGGAAATTGAAAAGCTGGAACAGGCGGGCGATGATATTACACACGCCATTTTTCTAGGTCTCGGAAAAACTTTCATCACGCCTTTTGACCGGGAAGACATCCATGCCCTGGCCAGCTCAATAGATGATATTGCAGATTACATTTATGCAGCAGGAATGAACCTGGACCTGTACAATGTAAAAACCATCAACAAGGCCATGATCAGTCTGGCCGAGCTGCTGCTCGAAATGTGTACCGACCTGCACAACGCCATTAAAGAACTGCGCAGTTTCAGGAATACAGACCTGATTGCCGAAGTATGCTTAAGGATCAATGCCGGAGAAGGCCGCGCCGATTACATCTGCAATACCGAAGTGGCCAGCTTGTTTGACCACGAACGGGATGCCATTGAGCTGATCAAACAGAAAGAAGTATTGCAGATGATGGAAACGGCCAGCGATAAATGCGATGACGCAGCCAATGTACTGGAGACCATCCTGATCAAGAATGGCTAG
- a CDS encoding alkaline phosphatase PhoX, producing MTKNLFKRKTLAFAVAGFVAAAVAVTACKKDKKNDDPLDLKDYSVNPSLVKALSGFESLKITTLISSDDVLPESPNFIFGAQPDGAGIIRNPNGQGFIMINNHEILQSVSRVYLDKNFKPVKGEYIVDSDGGMTRLCSATMATPEEHGFSKPLFLTAGESGIESMIHAIDPLAPADKKNNQRTVKALGRWSAENAVPLPKGAFAGKTVIMIGEDETDGQLAMYVSNTPGDLENGKLYVLKRTNNDPVETNMTKGQSYDVEFVELDNVKTSTGAQLQQQTIDKKALSLSRVEDIDYRKGSAANGREVYFTATGVSQADKLTPVAGRTMWGRVYKLVFDEGNPLKGKLEVAVDGGDNPGKSIVNPDNLCVTENYVYIKEDGDSFYKNNDHDGTIWQFGIASKSLKPMLQMNHRRNEAAFNAKYNSVNSQLLSSWEYGAMYDISNLTGIPDTFIVNLHPHTWQDAKYKNADGGSARLTDNSEGGQVVIVRGVAR from the coding sequence ATGACTAAAAATCTATTCAAAAGAAAAACTCTGGCATTTGCCGTAGCAGGTTTTGTAGCTGCAGCCGTAGCGGTTACCGCATGTAAGAAAGATAAGAAAAACGATGATCCTTTAGATCTGAAGGATTATTCAGTTAACCCATCTTTAGTTAAAGCGTTGAGTGGTTTTGAAAGCCTTAAAATCACTACACTGATCAGTTCTGACGATGTTTTACCTGAATCGCCAAACTTTATCTTTGGTGCGCAACCAGATGGTGCCGGGATCATCAGAAACCCCAACGGACAAGGCTTTATCATGATCAATAACCACGAGATCCTGCAGTCGGTATCAAGGGTATATCTTGATAAGAATTTTAAGCCTGTTAAAGGAGAATACATTGTGGATTCAGATGGTGGTATGACCCGTCTGTGCTCTGCAACAATGGCAACCCCTGAAGAACATGGTTTTTCTAAACCTTTGTTTCTTACCGCCGGTGAAAGCGGCATTGAGTCTATGATCCACGCGATTGACCCTCTTGCCCCTGCCGATAAGAAAAACAACCAGCGTACAGTAAAAGCTTTGGGCAGATGGAGCGCCGAGAATGCTGTTCCATTGCCTAAAGGTGCTTTTGCAGGTAAAACCGTCATCATGATTGGTGAAGATGAAACAGACGGACAGCTGGCCATGTATGTTTCCAATACGCCTGGCGACCTGGAAAACGGGAAGCTATATGTATTGAAACGTACAAATAACGACCCGGTTGAGACCAATATGACTAAGGGACAAAGCTATGATGTAGAGTTTGTGGAACTGGACAATGTAAAAACAAGCACGGGTGCCCAGCTACAACAGCAAACAATAGACAAAAAGGCACTTTCACTGTCCCGTGTGGAAGATATTGACTACAGAAAAGGTAGCGCTGCCAATGGTCGTGAGGTTTATTTTACGGCAACAGGTGTGAGCCAGGCCGACAAACTAACACCTGTAGCTGGCAGGACTATGTGGGGACGCGTTTACAAACTTGTTTTTGACGAAGGCAACCCTTTAAAAGGAAAATTGGAAGTTGCTGTTGATGGTGGCGATAATCCTGGTAAAAGTATCGTAAACCCGGATAACCTCTGCGTTACGGAAAACTATGTTTACATAAAGGAAGACGGAGACTCATTTTATAAAAACAATGACCATGACGGTACGATCTGGCAGTTTGGCATTGCCAGCAAATCACTGAAACCAATGCTGCAAATGAACCACCGCAGAAATGAAGCTGCCTTCAATGCAAAATACAACTCTGTAAACAGTCAGTTGCTGAGCAGCTGGGAATATGGTGCCATGTACGACATTTCAAATTTAACGGGTATTCCCGATACGTTTATCGTAAACCTGCACCCGCACACCTGGCAGGATGCAAAATATAAAAATGCAGATGGGGGCTCGGCCCGTTTAACAGATAATAGTGAAGGCGGACAAGTTGTAATTGTTCGCGGAGTAGCAAGATAA